The following is a genomic window from Nitrospira sp..
TGACTCCGTACTAAGACAGATCGACGGCCGTGTGGTTTTCTATGATCGGCACGGTGTTTTCTCTAAATGAATGACTTGTGAGCATCATGCCACAGCAAGACGGGAAAGCAAGGAATTCGCGGGAAGATGCGGTGCGCGGCTGGGGGTTAGAGAAGTCCTACAGATCGTCCTGCGCGTTCAAATGCGGATAGCGCCAAGTCAATCTGTTCGGGGGAATGCTCAGCTGTGACGGTTACGCGAATGCGGCTGGATCCATCGGGGACTGTCGGCGGACGGATTGCCGGTGCGTAGACTCCTTGAGCCAGGAGTTGCTCGGCAAAGGCGAGGGCCTTCTCGGCTTGACCGATCAGAATGGGAAGAATGGGGCTGGTGGAATCGGTGAGACGAAAGCCGAGGCGGGTGAGCTCCGTGAATAAATGGTCGCGATTACGCCATAGCCGCGCGCGCCGCGTCGGATCTTGCTGGAGTACGGTCAGTGCGGCGCATGCCGCTGCCGCTGAAGCTGGTGGCGGGGCGGTTGTAAACATAAAGGGCCGGCTGGTGTTGACCAGGTATTGAATCATGTCCGCAGGGCCGGCGACATAGGCGCCGCTGCTGCCAAGGGCTTTGCCAAGGGTGCCCATGTGAAATGGAATCCGGTCTTCGACTCCGAAATGCTCAAGCGTGCCACGACCTGATGGGCCCATCACTCCAGTGCCGTGAGCGTCGTCGACATAGAGTGCCGCACTGAACCGTTGAGCCAGAGTGGCCAGTTCGGGAAGCGGGGCCAGATCGCCGTCCATGCTGAACAATCCGTCTGTCACGATGAGGGTTGGCCGCCTAGAGCCTGCCCGTTTGAGGAGAGACTCAAGGTGATTCATGTCGCGATGTCTGTAAATCCGCAGGTCGGCGCGACTAAGACGTGCCCCATCGATGAGGCTGGCATGGCAAAGTCGGTCAGCGAAGATCTGTCCGCCTCGTGCAATGAGGGATGGAATGACGCCTATATTTGCAAGATATCCCGATCCATAGGCCAATGCGGCTGGGGTTCGTTTAAAGGTCGCAAGGGCTTGTTCCAGTTCCGCGTGAGGTGGGAGCGTCCCGCAGACTAAGCGGGATGCTCCCGATCCTGTTCCATAGCGTTCTGTCGCCTGGATTGCGGCCTGAATGACGGTTGGATGAGTGGCGAGCCCCAAGTAGTCGTTGGAGGCCAGCAGGATGACGGGGCGTCCGGCGAGTTGGATCGTTGGCCCGGTCGCAGAGTTGAGCGTGTGCAGCCGCCGGATTAGCGATTGATCATTCAGTTGTTGGAGGCGGTTTTGAAACATGGAGAAGGTTCTCGGACCACGCGGTACTCGGGGTCTCTCGCGAGACCGATGGAGAGTGCCAGGCTGAGTTACGTTGACAAGGTAAATCAATCCCTAGTATAAGGCCCAGGTTCACTCGAAGCGACATCGCCATTCGCCAGGACATCTTATGACCTATCGTATTAAAGTTCCACCACGGACTTTGCCGGTCGACGAAGCGCACTTAGTCAGCAATCTCGAGCATTGGCTGGAGGGTTTGCGTGTGTACCGCGGTCCATTGCTGGTGGGTGCGGCGATTCTTTTGCTTGCCGCTGGAATTGTCGGCGGGGTGTTGTGGTACGACAACCAGACGACGCAGAAAGCGCAGGATCTTGAGCGAGAAGCCACGCTCCACTACTTTACGCGTCCTGCGGACGACCCCAAGAAAGCCGATACGAATCTCAAGGAAGCGGTGGCGCTCTATAAGAGAATTGTGGATGAGTACCCCAGAACAGCGCCCGCTCCGCTTGCGGCGTTCCATCTTGGGAATGCGCTGGTTCAAGCCAATGAGTTGGATGCGGCCATTGAGGCCTATAAACACTTTATCCTGATGTATGGATCGAATGCGTCGTTGCTCGGCCTGGTGCAGCAGCGGTTGGGTTACGTGTATCTTTTGAAGGGGGACCGTGATCAGGCGGCTAAGGCCTACTCAGAGGTATTGGACATTCCCGGTGCGTTGAATCGGGATCATGCGTTGTTTGAGCTGGCTCGGCTGGAAGAGAGTCTGTCGAGGCCTGAGGGCGCGTTGGCGCATTATCAGGATCTGATAAAGAACTATCCGAATTCTCCGCTGGCAAACGAAGCCGCTG
Proteins encoded in this region:
- a CDS encoding TPRREGION domain-containing protein (MaGe:77309978) encodes the protein MTYRIKVPPRTLPVDEAHLVSNLEHWLEGLRVYRGPLLVGAAILLLAAGIVGGVLWYDNQTTQKAQDLEREATLHYFTRPADDPKKADTNLKEAVALYKRIVDEYPRTAPAPLAAFHLGNALVQANELDAAIEAYKHFILMYGSNASLLGLVQQRLGYVYLLKGDRDQAAKAYSEVLDIPGALNRDHALFELARLEESLSRPEGALAHYQDLIKNYPNSPLANEAAVRLKVLEVKKAPDPAPASSAPAAPAPATPPKP
- a CDS encoding 8-amino-7-oxononanoate synthase (MaGe:77309977) encodes the protein MFQNRLQQLNDQSLIRRLHTLNSATGPTIQLAGRPVILLASNDYLGLATHPTVIQAAIQATERYGTGSGASRLVCGTLPPHAELEQALATFKRTPAALAYGSGYLANIGVIPSLIARGGQIFADRLCHASLIDGARLSRADLRIYRHRDMNHLESLLKRAGSRRPTLIVTDGLFSMDGDLAPLPELATLAQRFSAALYVDDAHGTGVMGPSGRGTLEHFGVEDRIPFHMGTLGKALGSSGAYVAGPADMIQYLVNTSRPFMFTTAPPPASAAAACAALTVLQQDPTRRARLWRNRDHLFTELTRLGFRLTDSTSPILPILIGQAEKALAFAEQLLAQGVYAPAIRPPTVPDGSSRIRVTVTAEHSPEQIDLALSAFERAGRSVGLL